ACGGCCGCCGCACGTCCAGCGGCGAGCCCTACGACATGTACACCCTGACCGCGGCCCACACCAGTCTGCCGCTGCCCACGTACGTGCAGGTCACCAACCTCGACAACGGCAAGTCCGTCGTCGTCCGGGTCAACGACCGCGGGCCCTTCGCCGACAACCGCGTCATCGATCTCTCCTACGCGGCCGCCCAGCGCATCGACATGCTGGACGCAGGCACGGCGCCCGTGCGCATCGAGGCCCTGAGCCTGGCCTACGACCCGGAGACGGGTCCGCAACCCAGCGGCGGCGACGCAGCGGACTCGGCCCCGACCGAGTCCGACAACGCGGAGGCCACCTCCGGCCAGCAGGTCACCGCCAATGCGAGGCGGGTGGCGGAGCGCATTGAAGACCAGGGCGACCCGGATGCACCCGTGCAGAGCAGCGCCAACGGTGGTGGGCTGCAACTCCAGGTCGGCGCCTTCTCCGGCGCGGACAATGCCCAGCGCCTGCGCCAGCGCCTGGAAGACGAAGGCCTCGGGCCAGTGGAGGTGACCGAACAGGACGGCATCCATCGCGTGCGCGTCGGCCCCGTGGCGGACCGCGACGAACTGGACAGCCTTTCGGCACGGCTCAACGAGAACGGCTTCGGCGACGATCACGTCGTCGTCGGCAACTGACGGCGCTGCCGCCGCGAAACCCTGATTGCGCAACCCGCGTGCTATGCTCGCGCGCCGGGTCTTGCCTGAGACTGCGAACCAGACCTATTGACGAGAGACACGATGCGCCGATTCCTTCCCCTGCTGTTACTGCTCACCCTGACCCTGACGGGCGGTCAGGCCCTTGCCGAACGCCCCTCGGTGCCCACGCCGGCACCGCCGTCCATCAATGCCCCCAGCTACATCCTTGTCGACTACCACAGCGGCCATGTGCTCTCGGACCGGGAACCGGACATGCAACGGGAGCCGGCCAGCCTGGTGAAGCTGATGACCGCGTATGTGGTCTTCAATGAGCTGCGCGACGGCCATCTGGACCTGGACGAGGAGGTCACCATCAGCGAGCGCGCCTGGCGCATGGGCGGCTCGCGCATGTTCGTTGAAGTGGGCAAGCAGGTCGAGGTGGAAGATCTCCTCCGGGGCATGATCATCCAGTCCGGTAACGATGCCAGCGTCGCGCTGGCCGAGCACATCGCGGGCAACGAGGAGACCTTCGCCCAGTTGATGAACCAGGAAGCGGAACGCCTGGGCATGACCGATACCAACTTTGTCAACGCCACTGGCTGGCCGGACCCGGAACAGCAAACCAGCGCGCGGGATATCGCCACCCTGGCCAAGGCCATGATCCGGGACTTTCCCGAGTTCTACCAGTACTACTCCCAGCGCGAGTTCAGCTACGCCGGCATTACCCAGCGCAACCGCAACCGCCTGCTGTGGCGCGACGACAGTGTTGACGGCCTGAAGACGGGGCACACCTCCGGGGCGGGCTACAACCTGGTGAGTTCCGCCCAGCGTGACGACATGCGCCTGATCTCCGTGGTCATGGGCACCGACAGCGCCAATGCCCGCATGGAACAGAGTCAGGCCCTGTTCGGCTACGGTTTCCGCTTCTTCGGCACCTACCAGCTCT
The DNA window shown above is from Aquisalimonas sp. 2447 and carries:
- a CDS encoding septal ring lytic transglycosylase RlpA family protein, coding for MNRLLLLLCLTLLLTACATAPREEPDTPGQLDEEQDRGPDVAPDLSDLEEPEPRDEPLSRYGNPATYEVFGQQYQVMDLEDARDFSEEGVASWYGKKFHGRRTSSGEPYDMYTLTAAHTSLPLPTYVQVTNLDNGKSVVVRVNDRGPFADNRVIDLSYAAAQRIDMLDAGTAPVRIEALSLAYDPETGPQPSGGDAADSAPTESDNAEATSGQQVTANARRVAERIEDQGDPDAPVQSSANGGGLQLQVGAFSGADNAQRLRQRLEDEGLGPVEVTEQDGIHRVRVGPVADRDELDSLSARLNENGFGDDHVVVGN
- a CDS encoding D-alanyl-D-alanine carboxypeptidase family protein; this translates as MRRFLPLLLLLTLTLTGGQALAERPSVPTPAPPSINAPSYILVDYHSGHVLSDREPDMQREPASLVKLMTAYVVFNELRDGHLDLDEEVTISERAWRMGGSRMFVEVGKQVEVEDLLRGMIIQSGNDASVALAEHIAGNEETFAQLMNQEAERLGMTDTNFVNATGWPDPEQQTSARDIATLAKAMIRDFPEFYQYYSQREFSYAGITQRNRNRLLWRDDSVDGLKTGHTSGAGYNLVSSAQRDDMRLISVVMGTDSANARMEQSQALFGYGFRFFGTYQLYGENEALAEPKLWKGASDTLRVGLQEPLYVTVPRREYDNLEATMNLRSTIVAPIGAGEELGSVEVRIGDAVVAEVPLVALEDGEEAGFFGGLVDSIMLRFQ